In Lytechinus pictus isolate F3 Inbred chromosome 17, Lp3.0, whole genome shotgun sequence, the genomic window AGAGGAACCTTTGACAGATATGGTCCTGATAGAGAGGTCTGTATTAGAGGAGTTGTGGAGACGAGCCAAAAGAAATATGCAAGATTGACAATGTATTCTGCTTGATGTACTTGGTTTGTCCAGTGGAAAAAGAATCATGATATTATGGAAAGGCAACTCTGTGCATTTACATACATAAAGTCCAGATCTCATCTTCTGGGTGATTGAATATTTGTGGATTCAGGAACGTTGATAAAAGACAGTGGAAACTGAAGTAGCCGTGTGCCTTTGAAGACAACCGGGAAATACCTCCCATTATGCTGGGTAATTACAATGTAGCTTTCAATTATTAAAAACTCTTATCTTAAATACCTTAATATTAAAAGGGATGTTTCAAGGATTTAAGTAGAAATACCTCCCCATTTTCATAGGCAATGCTCCTATTTGACATAAAACAATAGAGAATCAGAGCTGCTGTAAATGCTTGCATCCAGCAAGGTCGTGAACACATTTACCCCATGACCCACATTTTGTAATGTACAATTTACAGATATAtatacaaatgtacatgtaggtgtgatAATGCTTCAATCCATTTTCAGAGATTTCCAAAATCTTAAACCTCAGTATTCGTGAATGGTTTTTGTACAGGTTTTAGACTTCATTCACATTACATTCTGTAGCTATTcttgtctacatgtatgtgtacagactaaacctttattttttttcagtattgtCAATATTTTACTATAAAAGATGAGGCTACTTGTACATACTTTATTAAAATTTTTACGGCCATGCTAGTGCTGATCAAGACTGTGTTCATTgcattctttgttttgtttgaatcacatacatgtagtttttgaATTATAATTCTCTGGAGAAATGGTTTTGGACAGGGAAGGGATGGAAAATAACCTCTCTTTTGGCATTGGTATGAAGCTTTTAAGAATAACATCAACATTCTCGGAAAAGTGTACTGGCTTTGGGATCTAGTTTTCACCCATTGACAtttttgtgattaaaaaaaatgatatccaGTACCCCTTTTCagtaccttttttttaaagggaaaggCAGGATAGGATGAGcaattttttgctttttgcatgttaggactgatatgactaataatctTGTAGCaataagtacatgtaccttGCCTTTACAGTTTGGGAAACATtttttacctacatgtatatgaaacttTCTACATGTACTCCCACACTGAAAGGCACTATCACctttaaaacaaatgatgtcaaatggctcatcTTGCCCCACATATGGGGTAAGTTGACCCACCTTCTgaggtaagttgagccacaaaaactatgtttAAAACTATGGGGCAAGAACCAGCGTGACAATTattcttttcacttgctaattctctagaAAACACTAAACATCCTCTAAAAAGTAAAACTACTGTCTTGTGAATTTGGTCCCATCTGCTTGCATATCAATGACCCTTTGCATTACCAtatgaattaccatggctcaacttgtcCCATGTTTGCTGGCTCACCCTTCCCCAGTCCGAACTTCATcagatattttcacatccacacatttatTATGCACCCATCATGTGAAAGaatatgacaagaatgaggatccatacctggactaacaatattgtcaCCTAACATGTCCTTGTTATATTTAAAGATGAATTAAAGATGCATGTGGGTTAAATACACTAGTTAGTCTATGTCAcactttcttactttattttgtctgaaatttgtatttttccctctgaaAAACTACTTTCTGTTTCAATGTTGAAAACAATGTAGTAATGGTAGGTGtaatgcaatgggtcatcaatataTGACGCCACCACGATGTCTGACTcgttcattattggcctgggggtggtggctcatcTTAACCTTTAATATGTTCAAcgtaccccgccttcccctacagaaaaaaaaatcacggcATGGACTTTTGATAAGGTCCCTTACTTTGCTTTGTACTCGTgtacatgtttttcttttttcttttctttctcttagaTCTAAAATGAGTTCTTCAGTTGGAGACCCGAGCCACTTGGAGCTGCTCAAACTTCTCTGTAGATTATGTGGCGAAAGGATCAGAAAAAAGCATGGGGAATATTCAGTTGGGAAATACAAGGATACTTTAGCCAAGATTGGAATCGATGTTGCTCAGGATGACCCGAATGTACATCCACCATCATTTTGTGTTTTGTGCTGTATTGAAACAAATGCCGCTAGAGTCACTTGCGgcaaggggaaagaaaggagggatAAGTGGAAGGCTGTTTGGAACAAGCACACCGAAGATGGCACATGTCTGTCGTGTACAAAGGCAGAAAACTCTAAGAAGGGAGGACGTCCCAAGCTGATCAAAAGAAGTGGGAGACCACGTTTGGACCCAGCCATTGCAGAAGAAAGGCAGAAGAACCAGACGAGAATGCCTCCTCCACCCCCAACGGTCATGACCCTCCGATCAGGGCGGAAAACTCGGGCAACAgaagaaattcaaaattgccCTACATCGACTGCAGCAATCGCAACTGCACCAATCTCTGTTGCACCAGGTGTAAATCCTCCAAAAGCTGGATATCCCAAATTTCGGAAATTAGCACCAAAGGGTGCACATGAAGGCGAAACTCCAATTACTGGGACTCCGTCGGCACTGTTAAATACCACAGTGTCACAGAGGATTCAGGGCATGCAGGCCACACCTTTTCCACAATCTCAGAATTGCGTGTATGTTCAGTCATTAAGTGGAATGCAGACACCAGTGGCATTGAATATTAACCCACAGAATCAGGCAAATATACATTCACTTGCCCCTTCTTTGTATTTGATTCCTGGTACCAGTGGCATTCAGGGTCTTCCCTCTACTCCACTCCAGACACTAAATGGAATACCAATCATCCAGTCACTCCAGCAACCATTACTTAATCCTGTGGTGCAAACTGCAGGAGTCATTCCAAATTTACTTACCTTTGTTCAGCCTTCAGGGATTCTCTGCTCTTTGCCAGCTGCCCAGCCTATTCCTAATCAGCCACTGCAGAGCAACCCTTTAGCAGACAAACGAGAAGGATCCTCAGCAGTCCCTATAACATCTTCCAATGCTAAGCTTTCAGATACGTCGCGGAATATAACTGAGGAAAGTGACGAAAACTCTGATATCAGTCTGTCTTCTTTTCCTGAGGTTTTAGAGACATCTGCCAAAAATTTGGTTGAATCAGTTGAAGATGTTTTACCAAGCTCAAACACAGAGTTTGATCGGGAACCTCAAGAGCTACGTCGCTTTGTCCTACCCTCATCCTTAGAAAAAACCATACAAATCAATGCTTTCCACAATCATGATGCAGAGATCAAATGCAAGAAGTGCCAGAAAATGATCCCGCTTGTTAACATTGATGAGCATGAATTTGAATGTGTAACACCATCACTCGCCCTACATGACCATAACTACATGTTTCatggggaaaaagaaagaagaggaaggagaaaaagaaaagatgattcTGGAGATCAGATGCCTGAAGCTCAAGAAGAGGAGCCTTTGACAGATATGGTCCTGATAGAGAGGTCTGTATTAGAGGAGTTGGAGAGACGAGCCAAAAGAAATATGCAAGATTGACAATGTATTCTGCTTGGTGTACTTGGTTTGTCCAGTGGAAAAAGAATCATGATATTATGGAAAGGCAACTCTGTGCGTTTAAGTCCAGACCTCATCTTCTGGGTGGTTTAGTGGATTCAGGAACATTGATAAAAGACAGAAGTAGCCATGTGCCTTTGAAGACAACCAGGAGATACCTTCCATTATGCTGGGTAATTACAATGTAGCTTTCAATTATTAAAAACTCTTACTTATCTTAAATACCTTAATATTAAAAGTGATGAGATCAGACAGCTGAGTGGCACTTAAATACTG contains:
- the LOC129280719 gene encoding uncharacterized protein LOC129280719 isoform X2, whose translation is MSSSVGDPSHLELLKLLCRLCGERIRKKHGEYSVGKYKDTLAKIGIDVAQDDPNVHPPSFCVLCCIETNAARVTCGKGKERRDKWKAVWNKHTEDGTCLSCTKAENSKKGGRPKLIKRSGRPRLDPAIAEERQKNQTRMPPPPPTVMTLRSGRKTRATEEIQNCPTSTAAIATAPISVAPGVNPPKAGYPKFRKLAPKGAHEGETPITGTPSALLNTTVSQRIQGMQATPFPQSQNCVYVQSLSGMQTPVALNINPQNQANIHSLAPSLYLIPGTSGIQGLPSTPLQTLNGIPIIQSLQQPLLNPVVQTAGVIPNLLTFVQPSGILCSLPAAQPIPNQPLQSNPLADKREGSSAVPITSSNAKLSDTSRNITEESDENSDISLSSFPEVLETSAKNLVESVEDVLPSSNTEFDREPQELRRFVLPSSLEKTIQINAFHNHDAEIKCKKCQKMIPLVNIDEHEFECVTPSLALHDHNYMFHGEKERRGRRKRKDDSGDQMPEAQEEEPLTDMVLIERSVLEELERRAKRNMQD